The Bacteroidota bacterium genome contains a region encoding:
- a CDS encoding FGGY-family carbohydrate kinase gives MSAKFILSIDIGTQSTRAVLISETGEISDIEKIKIQAYYSENPGWAEQDPELFWDVAVKAMKAVIGRNGDKAGMIKAVTLTTQRGTVVNLDKDNNVLRPAIIWLDRRQAKAENWIGLVKKVGLWFINMLGAADYAYREAEVNWIKQNQPEIWAKTSKYLLLSGFINFRLTGKFRDSVANQVGYLPFNYKKHRWIKKYTNVRKVMFDVDEEKLPELVKPGEEIGRISKEVAQLTGLNEGIPVIAASADKSAEVLGSGVVDSSTVCLSYGTTATVQSVSEKYVELQPFFPPYPSAIPGKYNTEVMVYRGFWMIDWFKNEFGSKEVEKAKELGVEPEKLLDELICDIPPGAMGLTLQPYWSAGVKNPGLEAKGAIIGFGDVHTRKHIYRAIIEGLAYALRNGFEHTKRKTGINPGKIVVSGGGSQSDIIMQITADVFGIPAVRPHTYETSALGAAIDTAVALGWYNSFEEAAKKMTCADKIFHPNKENHDMYDRIYKEVYNKMYDRLKPLYTSIRNIF, from the coding sequence ATGTCTGCAAAATTCATATTGTCGATCGATATAGGGACTCAGTCAACCCGTGCAGTGCTGATTTCCGAAACGGGCGAAATTAGTGATATTGAAAAAATAAAAATTCAGGCTTATTACAGCGAAAATCCGGGGTGGGCCGAACAGGATCCTGAGTTGTTTTGGGATGTAGCAGTAAAGGCAATGAAGGCTGTTATAGGCAGAAATGGAGATAAAGCCGGTATGATTAAAGCTGTGACGCTTACTACACAGCGGGGTACCGTAGTAAATCTCGATAAAGACAATAATGTATTGCGTCCTGCAATTATCTGGCTCGACCGTCGTCAGGCAAAGGCTGAAAACTGGATAGGCTTAGTAAAAAAAGTAGGGCTGTGGTTTATAAATATGCTTGGGGCAGCCGATTATGCCTATAGGGAGGCAGAAGTAAACTGGATTAAGCAAAATCAACCCGAAATATGGGCGAAGACTTCTAAATATCTGCTTCTGTCGGGTTTTATAAATTTCAGGCTAACCGGGAAATTCAGGGATAGTGTTGCAAATCAGGTGGGATATCTCCCCTTTAATTACAAAAAGCACAGGTGGATTAAAAAATATACCAATGTTAGAAAGGTGATGTTTGATGTCGATGAGGAAAAATTACCTGAATTGGTGAAGCCGGGAGAGGAGATTGGACGAATAAGCAAAGAGGTAGCGCAACTTACAGGTTTAAATGAAGGTATTCCGGTAATAGCTGCTTCGGCCGATAAGTCGGCAGAGGTTTTGGGTAGCGGAGTAGTTGACAGTTCAACCGTTTGTCTGAGTTATGGCACAACAGCAACTGTTCAGTCGGTTTCTGAAAAATATGTTGAACTTCAACCTTTTTTTCCTCCTTATCCTAGTGCTATCCCCGGTAAATACAATACCGAAGTAATGGTTTACAGAGGTTTTTGGATGATTGACTGGTTTAAAAACGAATTTGGATCGAAAGAAGTGGAAAAGGCGAAAGAGTTGGGGGTAGAGCCCGAGAAACTTCTGGATGAACTTATTTGTGATATTCCACCCGGAGCAATGGGATTGACATTGCAGCCATACTGGTCGGCAGGAGTTAAAAATCCGGGACTTGAAGCGAAAGGTGCAATAATAGGATTTGGAGATGTTCATACCCGAAAGCATATTTACAGAGCAATTATTGAAGGTTTGGCTTATGCTTTGAGAAACGGTTTTGAGCACACAAAAAGAAAAACGGGTATTAATCCCGGAAAAATAGTAGTGTCGGGAGGGGGGTCGCAAAGTGATATTATTATGCAAATTACTGCTGATGTATTTGGAATTCCTGCAGTACGACCGCATACCTACGAAACATCTGCTTTAGGTGCTGCAATCGATACAGCTGTTGCGCTTGGATGGTACAATAGCTTTGAGGAAGCCGCTAAAAAAATGACATGCGCCGATAAGATTTTCCATCCCAACAAAGAAAATCATGACATGTATGACAGGATATATAAAGAAGTTTATAATAAGATGTACGATCGCTTAAAGCCTTTGTATACAAGTATCAGGAATATTTTTAA
- a CDS encoding OsmC family protein, with amino-acid sequence MAIEVLETRWLEDMSFESEINGHKIILDADEAVGGKDRGPRPKPMILEALAGCTAMDVISLSKKMRVELDEFKVVVKGTVRDEHPKYFTHIHLQWVFTGKNMDHAKLEKACNLSKDRYCGVFYMLQKSSEITTEIIYNED; translated from the coding sequence ATGGCAATTGAAGTTTTAGAAACAAGATGGCTCGAAGACATGTCTTTCGAATCTGAGATAAACGGTCACAAAATAATATTAGATGCTGATGAAGCTGTTGGAGGAAAAGACAGAGGGCCTCGTCCAAAACCAATGATTTTGGAAGCACTTGCAGGATGTACTGCTATGGATGTCATTTCTCTTTCTAAAAAAATGAGAGTTGAATTAGACGAATTCAAAGTTGTTGTAAAAGGTACTGTAAGAGACGAACACCCTAAATATTTTACCCACATACACCTGCAATGGGTGTTTACAGGTAAAAACATGGACCATGCAAAACTTGAAAAAGCGTGTAACTTGTCAAAAGACCGTTACTGCGGGGTTTTCTACATGCTTCAGAAGTCTTCAGAAATAACAACTGAGATTATCTATAACGAAGATTAA
- a CDS encoding NAD-dependent deacylase, whose amino-acid sequence MKNLVVLSGAGISKESGLDTFRDADGMWKEYDPRELASTVALANNPGRVMEFYNMRRKKMWGADPNAAHRCLAELEKKYNITIITQNVDDLHERAGSKNIIHIHGELGKVRSSSNPDNIIEVEKGREINLGDLASDGSQLRPHVVLFGEPVPKMAEAIEITKKADIFIVVGTSLQVYPAAELIDFTNSNCETYIVDPEKPSVQEKSNRYFIVEKATSGLPKLVHKLLDE is encoded by the coding sequence ATGAAGAACCTTGTAGTACTTTCAGGTGCGGGAATTAGCAAAGAAAGTGGTTTAGACACCTTTAGGGATGCCGACGGTATGTGGAAAGAATACGACCCTAGAGAACTGGCCTCTACAGTTGCTTTAGCCAACAACCCCGGGAGAGTTATGGAGTTCTACAACATGCGAAGAAAAAAAATGTGGGGTGCCGATCCCAATGCTGCCCATCGTTGTCTGGCAGAGCTCGAAAAAAAATACAATATTACCATAATCACACAAAATGTTGACGACCTGCACGAAAGAGCCGGATCGAAAAACATTATTCATATTCACGGCGAATTGGGCAAAGTGAGAAGCAGTTCAAACCCTGACAATATTATTGAAGTAGAAAAAGGCCGGGAAATAAACCTTGGCGATTTAGCCTCTGACGGATCTCAGCTACGCCCGCATGTTGTATTATTTGGCGAACCGGTACCAAAAATGGCCGAAGCAATTGAAATTACAAAAAAAGCGGATATCTTTATTGTTGTTGGTACATCACTGCAGGTTTATCCCGCTGCAGAGCTGATCGACTTTACAAACAGTAACTGCGAAACTTATATTGTAGACCCCGAAAAGCCAAGTGTTCAGGAAAAAAGCAACAGGTATTTTATTGTTGAAAAAGCTACTTCAGGACTTCCTAAATTAGTTCACAAGCTTCTTGATGAATAA